In Labrus mixtus chromosome 13, fLabMix1.1, whole genome shotgun sequence, a single genomic region encodes these proteins:
- the LOC132986592 gene encoding TBC1 domain family member 8, with amino-acid sequence MWLNPEEVLLKNALKLWVTERSNDFFLLQRRRGHGEPTGRFTGLLVGALDTVLDSNARVTPFRILLQVPGSQISWVIASGVAIEEVNKHWDWLIHNLLHSLSVFENKQDVASFVRGKVRGLIAEDAWGRQAAQEEDPAKFRDALLKFELHFGLPSSEKLVTYYSCCCWKGRVPRQGFLYLSINHMAFYSFLLGKEVKFVIPWADVMRLERVSSGLMTEAIRVNTRQRQREFSMFLNLEETFRVIGQLADISLRRLLDSEGLELDRVLQQPTRITKRILEEQALREYVLALFRLPRSERLHEVASCSVWTPHSRCHTAGTLYTTDSYLCFSSREEGNCILLIPLSEVLSIEKAESTSLLPNPVIVSIRTKKAFQLIELQDRDELVENLNSRLRALQWKQSMFRNKKDGKRKVSSPTPYYTFYYDTGYSDEEEIEEQVLRNTINSEALMTAFHQNQPGANGNKSTEQEKERLWDDHFSEFGRGVHMFRTEKIQRLVAMGIPESLRGELWMTFSDASSELESHQGYYTSLVQKSMGQSSLATEEIERDLHRSLPDHPAFQNPTGIAALRRVLTAYAHRNPKIGYCQSMNILASVLLLYAKEEEAFWLLVAVCERMLPDYFNRRVIGAQVDQSVFEELIRERLPELAESVPDLSTLSSVSLSWFLTLFLSVLPFHSAVCVVDCFFFHGIKAIFQLGLAALEANATRLSASTDDGQALMILTSFLDQVGSEESSCPPSSPPAAAAAAAETSSSDSEIPAVRPTNITHLINDSYEKFGDLSVRQIEKLRCRHRIQVLQAHEDTIKENTLRLVIPDVSISPENLTDVYDLFKTEHFISLYWGDSSSAAAAEAAAWRYTDSGRSFIERQYRLDRPQFKSLYGLLVPWPGGENQHADTLANRTFTLLDQNQDNLVTFREFSSWLDTLYCEELNEKIRLLYRLHIPPALTESEDDPSLMKSPLVSTNRPLYVNLPDDVEEEVKDYHKQLKQMLQDLVKEKEKDVEKPLPLMNQREFIQFCKTLYSMFHGAPEENDLFQAIATVTSLVLQIGEAGHRAHGSSSEVSEAEPAQESAGDAGIVKTAEKDWTISFAQILASLLTEQALVNFFEKPVDLTVKISEAKEKQYHQRAGLLSLQQGNR; translated from the exons GTCTCCTAGTGGGGGCGCTGGACACAGTCCTGGACTCCAATGCCAGGGTCACACCCTTCCGAATTCTCCTTCAGGTTCCAGGTTCACAGATCAGCTGGGTGATCGCCAGCG GAGTTGCCATAGAGGAGGTGAATAAGCACTGGGACTGGCTGATCCACAACCTGCTccactctctgtctgtgtttgagaaCAAGCAGGATGTGGCGAGCTTCGTCAGAGGCAAAGTCAGG GGCCTTATCGCTGAGGATGCTTGGGGTCGCCAGGCGGCCCAGGAGGAGGACCCGGCGAAGTTCAGAGATGCTCTGCTGAAGTTTGAGCTTCACTTCGGCCTCCCTTCGTCAGAGAAACTGGTGACGTACTACTCGTGCTGCTGCTGGAAGGGCCGGGTGCCTCGACAGGGCTTCCTCTACCTCAGCATCAACCACATGGCCTTCTACTCCTTCCTGCTGGGGAAGGAAG TGAAGTTTGTGATTCCCTGGGCCGACGTGATGCGGTTGGAGCGGGTCTCCAGCGGTCTAATGACAGAGGCGATAAGGGTCAACACTCGGCAGCGACAGAGGGAGTTCTCCATGTTCCTGAACCTGGAGGAGACCTTCAGGGTCATTGGTCAGCTGGCTGACATCTCCCTGAGGCGGCTGCTGGACAGCGAAGGCCTGGAGCTGGACCGAGTCCTGCAGCAGCCCACACGCATCACCAAAAG GATCCTGGAAGAACAGGCGTTAAGAGAGTACGTCCTGGCTCTGTTTCGGCTCCCTCGCAGTGAAAGACTCCACGAGGTGGCGTCCTGTTCCGTTTGGACCCCACACTCTCGCTGTCATACAGCCGGGACTCTCTACACCACCGACAGCTACCTGTGTTTCTCCAGCCGAGAGGAAGGAAACTGCATCCTGCTAATACCGCTCTCAGAG gtGTTGTCCATCGAGAAAGCCGAGAGCACCAGCCTTCTTCCCAACCCCGTCATCGTGAGCATTCGGACTAAGAAGGCGTTTCAGCTGATCGAGCTGCAGGACCGAGACGAGCTGGTGGAGAACCTGAACTCCAGACTCCGAGCTCTGCAGTGGAAACAGTCCATGTTCCGTAACAAGAAAGACGGCAAGAGGAAGGTG AGCTCGCCGACCCCTTACTACACCTTCTACTACGACACTGGGTactctgatgaagaggagatagaGGAGCAGGTTCTCCGTAATACTATCAACAGTGAAGCTCTGATGACGGCTTTCCACCAGAACCAACCAGGAGCCAACGGCAACAAG agcacGGAGCAGGAGAAGGAGCGTCTGTGGGACGATCATTTCTCAGAGTTCGGTCGAGGCGTCCACATGTTCCGCACAGAGAAGATCCAAAGACTGGTCGCCATGGGGATACCAGAGTCCCTACGTGGAGAGCTGTGGATGACGTTCTCAG ATGCATCCTCTGAGCTGGAGTCCCATCAGGGCTACTACACCAGCCTGGTGCAGAAGTCGATGGGTCAGAGCAGCCTGGCCACGGAGGAGATCGAGAGAGACCTTCACCGATCTCTACCAGACCATCCCGCTTTCCAAAACCCCACCGGCATCGCTGCATTGAGACGCGTCCTCACCGCCTACGCTCACCGCAACCCCAAGATCGGATACTGTCAG tCGATGAACATCCTGGCGTCCGTGCTGCTGCTCTAcgctaaagaagaagaagctttcTGGCTGCTGGTGGCCGTTTGTGAGAGGATGCTGCCTGACTACTTCAACCGCAGAGTCATCG gagctCAGGTGGACCAGTCTGTGTTTGAGGAGCTGATCAGGGAGCGTCTGCCCGAGCTGGCTGAAAGTGTTCCCGACctctccaccctctcctccGTCTCCCTCTCGTGGTTTCTCACGCTCTTCCTCAGCGTGCTGCCCTTCCACAGCGCCGTCTGCGTGGTCGACTGTTTCTTCTTCCATGGAATCAAAGCCATCTTCCAGCTGGGGCTGGCAGCGCTGGAGGCCAACGCTACACGTCTCTCTGCCAGCACGGATGACGGACAGGCACTCATGATCCTCACGag TTTCCTGGACCAGGTTGGAAGTGAGGAGTCGTCTTGTCCTCCGTCTTccccgcctgctgctgctgctgctgctgcagagacgaGTAGCAGCGACTCCGAGATTCCAGCTGTGAGACCCACAAACATCACACACCTCATTAATGACTCCTACGAG aaATTTGGAGACCTGTCGGTGAGGCAGATCGAGAAACTTCGCTGTAGACACAGAATCCAAGTTCTGCAGGCTCACGAAGACACcatcaaagaaaacact ctcagACTGGTCATTCCAGATGTTTCTATCTCTCCAGAGAACTTGACTGATGTCTACGACCTCTTCAAG ACGGAGCACTTCATCAGTCTGTACTGGGGggacagcagctctgcagcagcGGCGGAGGCGGCTGCATGGCGTTACACTGACTCCGGTCGCTCCTTCATCGAGCGTCAGTACCGGCTGGACCGGCCGCAGTTTAAGAGTCTGTACGGGCTGCTGGTGCCGTGGCCCGGGGGTGAGAACCAGCATGCCGACACGCTGGCCAACCGCACCTTCACCCTGCTGGACCAGAACCAAGACAACCTGGTCACGTTTAGGGAGTTTTCCAGCTGGCTGG ACACTTTGTACTGTGAAGAGCTGAATGAGAAAATCCGGTTATTGTATCGTCTGCACATCCCACCAG ctctgacagAAAGTGAGGACGACCCCTCTCTGATGAAGAGCCCCCTGGTGTCCACAAACAGACCTCTCTATGTGAACCTGCCCGACG ATGTTGAAGAAGAAGTGAAGGACTATCACAAGCAGCTGAAGCAGATGCTGCAGGatttggtgaaagagaaggagaaagatgTGGAGAAGCCTCTGCCTCTCATGAACCAG CGGGAGTTCATCCAGTTCTGTAAAACGCTCTACAGCATGTTCCACGGGGCCCCCGAGGAGAACGACCTCTTCCAGGCCATCGCTACGGTAACCAGTTTGGTGCTGCAGATCGGAGAGGCGGGGCATCGTGCGCACGGCTCATCTTCAGAGGTCTCAGAAGCTGAACCCGCGCAGGAGTCCGCTGGGGATGCGGGTATCGTAAAGACGGCAGAAAAGGACTGGACGATCAGCTTCGCTCAGATCCTGGCGTCTCTGCTGACCGAGCAGGCGCTGGTGAACTTCTTCGAGAAGCCGGTGGATCTGACTGTGAAAATCTCCGAAGCTAAAGAGAAGCAGTATCACCAGCGGGCCGgtctgctctctctgcagcaaGGGAACAGATGA